The proteins below come from a single Hyperolius riggenbachi isolate aHypRig1 chromosome 8, aHypRig1.pri, whole genome shotgun sequence genomic window:
- the HMGB3 gene encoding high mobility group protein B3, translating to MAKGDPRKPKGKMSAYAYFVQTCREEHKKKSPEVPVNFAEFSKKCSERWKTMSAKEKSKFEDLAKADKVRYDREMKDFGPVKGGKKKKDPNAPKRPPSGFFLFCSEFRPKIKSTNPGISIGDVAKKLGEMWNNLSDSEKQPYNTKAGKLKEKYEKDVADYKSKGKIDGAKCAPKMMRKKMEEDEDDDEEDEEEEDDDEEDDE from the exons ATGGCCAAAGGAGACCCAAGGAAGCCGAAAGGCAAGATGTCTGCCTATGCTTACTTTGTGCAAACGTGTCGTGAGGAGCACAAGAAGAAGAGTCCAGAAGTCCCAGTTAACTTTGCAGAGTTCTCAAAGAAGTGCTCAGAAAGATGGAAG ACCATGTCCGCAAAAGAGAAATCCAAGTTTGAAGACCTTGCTAAAGCTGATAAAGTGAGATATGACCGAGAAATGAAAGACTTTGGACCAGTCAAGGGAGGCAAGAAGAAGAAGGACCCTAATGCACCTAAGAGGCCacc ATCTGGTTTCTTCTTATTCTGCTCTGAATTCCGTCCCAAAATTAAGTCCACTAACCCTGGCATATCCATTGGTGATGTTGCTAAGAAACTGGGCGAGATGTGGAACAACTTGAGTGACAGTGAGAAACAACCCTACAATACTAAGGCAGGCAAGCTGAAGGAAAAGTATGAAAAG GATGTTGCTGACTACAAATCTAAAGGAAAGATTGATGGTGCAAAATGCGCTCCTAAAATGATGCGGAAAAAAATGGAGGAGGATGAAGACGACGACGAggaagatgaggaggaggaagatgatgatgaagaggaCGATGAATGA